Proteins encoded by one window of Ghiorsea bivora:
- a CDS encoding c-type cytochrome, giving the protein MSDHNAPNDGSTGHEWDGIRELTNKPPTWWAWGFYIGLTFVTCYYIIYPSTPLNLKMQNAINSITGTEMFVHGHSKGIMGVLGINKYYEGENWTQSEIDALKAKGYNELTIKAGDRKYLNGWTAINEMRDDVAEIEAVREGYMKKLATMSADEIIADDEMRQFALGRSVVLFGDNCAACHGSGGQGNLNKAHPGESFPNLTDDDWLYGGWTAKIIETITDGRQAEMPPKGGNDELTASDVDKLATFIHDGLSTGDAELNDDGELVKGANNPTFAAANELFQETCAGCHSANAKGSMLNGDFDTGAVNLTDGIWRFGGNLATIKETITNGRKGTMPAWGGRLDETSIKILAVRVHQMGGGMAAEPE; this is encoded by the coding sequence ATGAGTGATCATAACGCTCCAAATGATGGCAGCACAGGCCATGAGTGGGACGGCATTAGAGAATTAACCAATAAACCACCAACGTGGTGGGCTTGGGGCTTCTATATAGGCCTTACCTTCGTAACATGTTACTACATCATTTATCCATCAACACCGCTAAACCTTAAGATGCAAAATGCTATTAATAGTATCACGGGAACAGAAATGTTTGTTCACGGACACTCGAAAGGTATTATGGGTGTATTGGGCATCAATAAATACTACGAAGGTGAAAACTGGACTCAGTCTGAAATTGATGCATTAAAAGCTAAAGGTTATAATGAGCTAACCATTAAAGCTGGCGATCGCAAGTATTTGAATGGCTGGACAGCTATCAATGAAATGCGTGATGATGTAGCTGAAATTGAAGCTGTTCGTGAAGGTTACATGAAGAAATTGGCAACCATGTCTGCAGATGAAATTATTGCAGATGATGAAATGCGTCAATTTGCATTGGGTCGTTCAGTGGTGTTGTTCGGTGATAACTGTGCAGCATGTCATGGCTCTGGTGGTCAAGGTAACTTGAACAAAGCACATCCTGGTGAATCATTTCCAAACTTAACTGATGATGATTGGTTGTATGGTGGTTGGACTGCAAAAATCATTGAAACCATTACAGATGGTCGTCAAGCTGAAATGCCTCCTAAAGGTGGGAATGACGAGCTAACTGCATCGGATGTTGATAAACTTGCTACATTTATTCATGATGGTTTGTCAACGGGTGATGCTGAGCTTAATGATGATGGTGAGTTGGTGAAAGGTGCTAACAATCCAACATTTGCAGCTGCAAATGAGCTTTTCCAAGAAACCTGTGCTGGTTGTCATAGTGCAAACGCTAAAGGTTCTATGCTAAATGGAGACTTTGATACAGGTGCTGTAAACTTGACTGATGGTATTTGGCGTTTTGGTGGCAATTTAGCAACCATTAAAGAAACCATTACCAACGGACGTAAAGGTACTATGCCTGCATGGGGCGGTCGTCTTGATGAAACATCAATCAAGATTTTAGCTGTTCGTGTACACCAAATGGGTGGTGGCATGGCTGCTGAGCCTGAATAA
- the mutS gene encoding DNA mismatch repair protein MutS, producing the protein MATKKKPEHTPMMQQYLKIKAEHADCLLFYRMGDFYEMFFDDAIEAAKILNITLTKRGKANGDDIPMAGVPWHQAEGYLAKLVAAGCRVAICDQMEAADASKGPVRREVVRIVTPGTITESSLLEQETSAPLAALYLKHDMWAVASLDVASGQWKLEQGSLNDGQLLQEYLSVLNPAELLVQRDIDISQIPSGMKTWEVGDWSYSLEVCKEKLAQFFGLGDWSSLNLEAHEVIAKAVAAVLVYVEQTQKSSMAHLSLPVYQEQQQGMRIDMRSRRNLEVHCTMTGQRKGSLISALDKTQTPMGARLIRDWIDNPLTELEQIKQRQQAVQSLVDDVETRESIAEGLKHIRDMERMLARIVLHRAAPRDYRGLTDSILALPALISALQDRSGLFKPMREAMLGLEELGALLSSALVDLPPALFRDGGVIRQGFDAELDRLRTLAGDADDWLKTYEAKERERTGLANLRVKYNKVFGYFIEISKAQATSAPPEYVRKQTLVNAERFITDELHTFESEILGAKDAAMQKEETLVAELQQHITAKTSVIQAAALAVASLDVFTCFSGLAVTHQYVCPEVHGGSSLKIEGGRHPVVEQFLNDSPFVANDTHMDMRKRQFMLLTGPNMGGKSTYMRQVAWIVWLAHVGCFVPAEAARIPITKRLFTRVGAGDELSSGRSTFMVEMMETAAILNHLEPKSLVIVDEIGRGTSTWDGLAIAWAVAERLIAAKDVLTLFATHYHELTDLPETHATAFNASVTVREWKGEVIFMHQVVEDAADRSYGIAVAQLAGLPRDVVKSAREHLYRLEHDSQLQAESGKTQLGLFAEAEKRKQEESLKRLEVVESMIEAADINNMRPLDALTFLDELKKKLS; encoded by the coding sequence ATGGCAACAAAGAAAAAACCAGAACATACACCCATGATGCAGCAGTACCTCAAAATCAAAGCAGAGCATGCTGATTGTTTGCTTTTTTATCGCATGGGTGACTTTTATGAGATGTTTTTTGATGACGCGATTGAAGCGGCTAAAATTCTTAATATTACATTAACTAAACGTGGTAAAGCCAATGGCGATGATATTCCTATGGCAGGTGTACCTTGGCATCAAGCTGAGGGCTATTTAGCCAAATTGGTTGCTGCAGGTTGTAGGGTTGCCATTTGCGACCAAATGGAAGCTGCGGATGCAAGCAAAGGGCCAGTGCGACGGGAAGTAGTACGTATTGTTACACCTGGCACCATCACTGAATCTTCGTTGCTAGAGCAAGAAACTTCAGCACCTCTTGCTGCTTTATATTTGAAGCATGATATGTGGGCAGTGGCTTCTTTGGATGTTGCTTCTGGGCAATGGAAATTGGAGCAAGGCAGTTTGAATGATGGGCAATTATTGCAGGAGTATTTAAGTGTACTCAACCCTGCGGAACTTTTGGTTCAGCGGGACATTGATATTTCACAAATTCCAAGTGGCATGAAGACATGGGAAGTGGGTGACTGGAGTTATTCACTTGAAGTATGCAAAGAGAAACTTGCACAATTCTTTGGTTTGGGTGATTGGTCATCGCTCAATTTAGAAGCCCATGAGGTGATTGCCAAAGCGGTTGCTGCGGTGTTGGTGTATGTAGAACAAACACAGAAGAGCAGTATGGCACATTTGAGTTTGCCCGTGTATCAAGAGCAGCAGCAGGGGATGCGTATTGATATGCGCTCGCGGCGTAATTTAGAAGTGCATTGCACTATGACAGGTCAGCGTAAGGGCAGTTTGATTTCAGCACTGGATAAAACGCAAACGCCTATGGGTGCACGTTTGATTCGTGATTGGATTGATAACCCACTTACTGAGCTAGAGCAGATTAAACAACGTCAGCAAGCTGTACAAAGTTTGGTTGATGATGTGGAAACACGTGAATCTATAGCAGAAGGTTTAAAACATATTCGTGATATGGAGCGCATGCTGGCGCGTATTGTATTACACCGTGCAGCACCAAGGGATTATCGGGGTTTAACTGATAGTATTTTAGCTTTACCCGCATTGATTTCAGCTTTGCAAGATAGAAGTGGGCTGTTTAAACCCATGCGCGAAGCCATGTTGGGTCTTGAAGAGTTGGGTGCATTGTTATCGTCTGCCTTGGTTGATTTGCCACCTGCATTGTTTCGTGATGGCGGGGTGATTCGGCAAGGTTTTGATGCGGAACTAGACAGGTTGCGCACCTTGGCAGGGGATGCCGATGATTGGCTTAAAACCTACGAAGCCAAAGAGCGAGAGCGCACTGGGCTTGCCAATTTGCGGGTGAAATATAATAAAGTATTTGGTTATTTTATTGAAATATCCAAAGCCCAAGCCACTTCCGCACCACCTGAATATGTACGCAAGCAAACCTTGGTCAATGCAGAGCGGTTTATCACCGATGAGTTACATACATTTGAATCCGAAATATTGGGTGCCAAAGATGCTGCCATGCAAAAAGAAGAAACTTTGGTGGCAGAATTGCAACAGCACATCACTGCCAAAACCAGTGTCATTCAAGCTGCGGCTTTGGCAGTGGCAAGTTTAGATGTATTCACTTGTTTTTCAGGTTTGGCGGTTACGCATCAGTATGTTTGTCCTGAAGTCCATGGTGGGTCTAGCCTCAAAATTGAAGGTGGTCGTCACCCAGTGGTGGAACAGTTTCTTAATGATTCTCCTTTTGTCGCCAATGATACGCATATGGATATGCGTAAGCGCCAGTTTATGTTGCTAACAGGACCAAACATGGGTGGTAAATCGACATACATGCGCCAAGTGGCATGGATTGTTTGGTTAGCACATGTGGGTTGTTTTGTGCCTGCTGAAGCGGCACGAATCCCGATCACCAAACGTCTGTTTACCCGTGTTGGAGCAGGGGATGAATTATCTTCTGGGCGTTCAACTTTTATGGTCGAAATGATGGAAACGGCTGCCATTTTGAATCACCTTGAACCTAAGTCTTTGGTGATTGTGGATGAGATTGGGCGCGGCACCAGCACTTGGGATGGTCTTGCCATTGCATGGGCTGTGGCTGAGCGCTTGATTGCTGCTAAAGATGTACTCACCTTGTTCGCCACGCATTACCATGAATTAACCGATTTGCCTGAAACACATGCTACAGCCTTTAATGCATCAGTAACGGTGCGTGAATGGAAGGGTGAAGTGATTTTTATGCATCAGGTGGTTGAAGATGCTGCGGATAGGTCATACGGCATTGCCGTCGCACAATTGGCAGGGTTGCCGCGTGATGTGGTGAAGTCTGCACGCGAACATTTGTATAGGCTTGAGCATGATTCACAATTGCAGGCTGAATCAGGAAAAACGCAGTTGGGTTTGTTTGCTGAAGCAGAAAAACGTAAACAAGAAGAAAGTTTAAAACGTTTGGAAGTGGTGGAAAGCATGATTGAAGCAGCCGATATTAACAATATGCGTCCCCTTGATGCCCTGACTTTTTTGGACGAATTAAAAAAGAAACTATCTTAA
- a CDS encoding phosphate ABC transporter ATP-binding protein: MMQTHKDVINIPKIHTQEDSLVVKQLCLQLENKPILKNISFSLANTGITTLIGPSGAGKSSLLRCLNMLHSTWQGDIQINQTSIKHWQGGEDNLRQFVGLIAQKPAVFPVSIADNVTFGLTRKQRKQDTSERTHDCLAQAALWDEVKDRLHQPAVTLSIGQQQRLCLARALALQPSILLLDEPTASLDPRSKQLIEISLRTLAKNMPILCVTHDLEQAKRLQGQLIFMCGGKIIETGDSQELLQNPQRLETREFLRWEVCDCD, encoded by the coding sequence ATGATGCAAACCCATAAAGATGTTATCAATATACCCAAAATACATACCCAAGAAGACTCCCTTGTTGTTAAGCAATTATGCCTTCAACTTGAAAATAAGCCTATCCTTAAAAACATCAGTTTTTCACTCGCTAACACTGGCATCACCACGTTGATTGGACCTTCAGGTGCAGGTAAAAGCTCATTGCTTCGCTGTTTAAACATGCTGCACAGCACTTGGCAAGGCGATATTCAAATCAACCAAACCAGTATCAAACACTGGCAAGGTGGTGAAGATAATCTGCGTCAATTTGTGGGTTTGATTGCTCAAAAACCGGCTGTGTTCCCAGTAAGCATTGCTGACAATGTTACCTTTGGCTTGACTCGCAAACAGCGCAAGCAAGATACATCCGAACGTACCCATGATTGCCTCGCCCAAGCTGCCCTTTGGGATGAAGTGAAAGACCGATTACACCAACCCGCCGTCACCCTATCCATTGGGCAACAACAGCGCTTATGCCTTGCTCGTGCTTTGGCTCTGCAACCCTCCATACTGCTATTGGATGAACCCACAGCATCATTAGACCCGCGCTCTAAACAGTTGATTGAAATATCGCTTCGCACCTTGGCAAAAAACATGCCTATCTTGTGTGTCACCCACGACTTGGAACAAGCCAAACGTTTACAAGGTCAACTTATTTTTATGTGTGGTGGAAAAATCATTGAAACAGGTGATAGCCAAGAACTATTGCAAAATCCACAAAGACTGGAAACCCGTGAATTTCTGCGCTGGGAAGTCTGTGATTGTGACTAA
- a CDS encoding PstA family ABC transporter permease produces MKIILILLAIPAMLLPAACVLYIFYQAMPALNLSLIFGSDISVVGVNSIGQSILPQITGSLLLMALACFIALPIAFSIALFHAFWASQRQKQLLMAVLQMLQGIPPIVYGLCGLIVLVHTLQWGISLATGGVILAIIILPLLSNSLIHAFARIPHEQTDAALSLGLSKFKVIVRVWLPASWSNILTGLLLSMARALSETAPILFTATVFSGITWPDSIFSPVTSLQTHIFYLAQEGSNVQAIHTAWASAATLLLLVLCFSLTAWYLRRYDRA; encoded by the coding sequence ATGAAAATCATCCTCATCTTGCTTGCGATACCAGCCATGTTATTGCCCGCGGCATGTGTGCTTTATATCTTTTACCAAGCCATGCCTGCGCTCAACCTCTCGCTTATCTTTGGTTCGGATATAAGCGTTGTTGGTGTAAATAGCATAGGACAATCCATACTTCCACAAATCACAGGCTCCTTATTATTGATGGCTTTGGCATGTTTTATCGCCTTACCCATCGCTTTTAGCATTGCACTGTTTCATGCTTTTTGGGCAAGTCAGCGTCAAAAACAACTGTTGATGGCGGTATTACAAATGTTGCAAGGCATTCCGCCCATTGTATATGGTTTATGTGGGTTGATTGTATTGGTACACACCCTGCAATGGGGCATTTCTCTGGCTACAGGTGGCGTGATTCTAGCTATCATCATTTTACCTTTGCTCAGCAACAGTCTTATCCATGCTTTTGCCCGTATCCCTCATGAACAAACCGATGCTGCTTTATCATTGGGGCTTTCTAAGTTTAAGGTGATTGTGCGCGTTTGGCTACCTGCATCATGGTCAAATATACTCACAGGTTTATTATTAAGCATGGCTCGCGCCTTATCTGAAACAGCTCCCATATTGTTCACTGCCACCGTATTTTCAGGCATCACATGGCCTGATTCCATCTTTTCACCCGTCACCAGCTTACAAACCCATATTTTTTACCTTGCCCAAGAAGGCAGCAATGTCCAAGCGATTCACACCGCATGGGCATCGGCTGCCACACTATTGTTGTTGGTCTTATGTTTTTCATTAACAGCTTGGTATCTGCGGAGGTATGACAGAGCATGA
- the pstC gene encoding phosphate ABC transporter permease subunit PstC gives MLISRPSILASFVWLGCLAAVFSIAVLLWFLWDSAWLFFQQFGIQTLWLDEWYPYENLYGFLPAITGTAWALLIALLIAIPCGLAAAIVSSEIVSSTWQAWIRLSMEVLAGIPSVVYGLIGLWLLLPLLQSHLDLLTGHSLLAAGLILSLMILPTIMLMAQDALQGVAAEQREAAKLLGLNWNQILLRILLPQAWAGIRSGILLAIGRGLGETMAVMLVVGSLDRMPQPFYNILEPAQTLTSRIGREMGEAAFGSIHFSALMACGLILAILALIFSFSAQKMRPST, from the coding sequence ATGTTAATATCACGCCCATCGATACTTGCCAGTTTTGTTTGGCTTGGCTGCTTGGCCGCAGTCTTTAGCATTGCTGTGTTGCTGTGGTTTTTATGGGATAGTGCTTGGTTGTTCTTCCAGCAATTTGGCATCCAAACCTTATGGTTAGATGAATGGTACCCCTACGAAAATTTATATGGTTTTTTGCCCGCCATTACAGGCACAGCTTGGGCACTATTGATTGCTTTGCTTATTGCAATCCCCTGCGGGCTTGCTGCTGCTATTGTCAGCAGTGAAATCGTATCTTCAACATGGCAGGCATGGATTCGTTTAAGCATGGAAGTCTTGGCAGGCATTCCTTCTGTGGTGTATGGGCTGATTGGGCTTTGGTTATTGCTTCCTTTATTACAATCCCACTTAGACCTGCTCACAGGACATAGCTTGCTTGCCGCAGGTTTGATTTTGTCACTCATGATATTGCCCACCATCATGCTGATGGCACAAGATGCCTTACAAGGTGTGGCAGCGGAACAACGTGAAGCAGCGAAGCTATTGGGTTTAAATTGGAACCAAATCCTATTGCGCATCTTATTACCCCAAGCATGGGCTGGCATTCGCAGTGGCATATTATTGGCTATTGGGCGCGGTTTGGGTGAAACCATGGCTGTGATGTTGGTCGTGGGTTCACTCGATAGAATGCCCCAACCTTTTTATAATATCTTAGAGCCCGCACAAACATTGACCTCTCGCATAGGCAGAGAAATGGGCGAAGCAGCCTTTGGCTCGATTCACTTTTCAGCATTGATGGCATGTGGGCTGATACTCGCCATCCTTGCCCTAATCTTCAGCTTTAGCGCACAAAAAATGAGACCTAGCACATGA
- a CDS encoding substrate-binding domain-containing protein, translated as MFKPLLLLTCLCFTTPLLADGWAGEQVDEQLDKRIHVVGSTTVLPVVSQAATLYHQQHPDIKITVSGGGSGVGIASVIQGIAQIGMASRNTTAEEQAKLEGKVDNIVIAADAVAVAVSKAVYESGVHALSVGQIADIYRGNIRNWKDVGGLNARIVVIDKEASRGTRHVFAEAILGDKHARAKGASIISGSNNEEQAIISRSHAAIGMLSNAWLNDKVRGIAIIVDGKLISPTIEHVRDHSYPLARGLHVLLPKNASKNAQDFVQFLLAKQGQTIVQEVGYLPVH; from the coding sequence ATGTTTAAACCATTACTACTTTTAACCTGCTTATGTTTCACCACCCCCTTATTGGCTGATGGATGGGCGGGTGAACAAGTGGATGAACAGCTTGATAAACGCATACATGTAGTAGGTTCAACCACCGTATTACCCGTGGTTTCACAGGCTGCAACATTATACCATCAACAACACCCTGATATTAAAATTACGGTATCAGGCGGTGGCTCAGGCGTAGGTATTGCTTCTGTTATCCAAGGCATAGCGCAAATCGGCATGGCTTCACGTAATACCACAGCGGAAGAACAAGCCAAACTAGAGGGCAAGGTCGATAATATTGTTATCGCAGCCGATGCCGTCGCTGTTGCAGTTTCGAAAGCAGTATATGAAAGCGGTGTCCACGCCTTAAGTGTAGGGCAAATCGCGGATATTTATCGTGGCAATATTCGTAACTGGAAGGATGTAGGAGGTTTGAATGCACGTATTGTAGTGATTGATAAAGAAGCATCACGCGGTACACGCCATGTCTTTGCCGAAGCTATTTTGGGCGACAAACACGCCCGCGCAAAAGGTGCATCCATCATTTCAGGCTCCAACAATGAAGAACAAGCCATTATCTCACGCAGCCATGCTGCCATTGGCATGTTATCCAATGCTTGGCTGAATGATAAAGTGCGTGGCATTGCTATTATTGTTGATGGAAAATTGATTTCACCAACTATTGAACATGTGCGTGATCATAGCTATCCGCTGGCGCGTGGTTTGCATGTATTGCTACCCAAAAATGCCTCAAAAAACGCCCAAGATTTCGTACAATTCTTGCTCGCCAAACAAGGGCAAACCATTGTCCAAGAAGTGGGTTATTTACCTGTTCACTAA
- a CDS encoding GNAT family N-acyltransferase produces MLDIDQVVTKNFPKVAAKPWLFSKPVKSALRMLFHERELQKFQAQYPHLQGLDFVEQILEHFDFSYTINAKELERIPSTGRVVIVANHPLGTLDAAVLLKLVGQVRTDVKAVANQVLSSIQPIHGLLLPVDNMGGNTKPSQLKAVYQHLQHEGAVIIFPAGEVSRLSPSGIKDGKWNRSFLQIASASRAPILPIYVNGRNSAFFYALSWLARPLSTLWLVREMYKQAKRSVAVSIGKLIPVEALEHVKLPMDAKAKLMKKHLYRLGSHKPALFESISPIAHPEKRQALRQELQACELLGKTQDGKQIYLAEYHADSSLMREIGRLREIAFRAVGEGTGSRRDVDKYDSHCFQLVLWDEQDLEIVGAYRLCKIQEVLQTNPNDTPLYSQTLFHFSPAMQPMMEQGLELGRSFVQPRYWGRRSLDYLWYGIGAFLRQHPEYRYLLGPVSLSDHYQAAAKDLLVYFYTLYFGDKDCKVTAKLPYRIAPHTQEELAKQFSGQDYKKDFMHLKSSLKHMGCTVPTLYKQYTEICQPEGVHFLGFNIDPDFANCIDGLVVVDLTRLHEKTRKRYITWEVK; encoded by the coding sequence ATGTTGGATATTGACCAAGTTGTGACGAAGAACTTTCCTAAAGTGGCAGCCAAACCGTGGTTGTTTTCTAAACCTGTCAAATCTGCATTGCGCATGCTTTTCCATGAACGCGAACTGCAAAAATTCCAAGCGCAATATCCACATCTACAAGGTTTAGATTTTGTTGAACAAATTCTTGAGCACTTTGATTTTTCCTACACCATCAATGCCAAAGAATTGGAGAGAATCCCCAGCACAGGGCGAGTGGTGATTGTTGCCAATCATCCTTTGGGCACTTTGGATGCTGCTGTATTACTCAAGCTTGTGGGGCAGGTTCGCACGGATGTGAAAGCGGTTGCCAATCAAGTGTTGTCCAGTATTCAACCCATTCATGGTTTGCTGTTGCCTGTGGATAATATGGGAGGCAATACCAAACCATCACAACTCAAAGCGGTATATCAACATTTACAACATGAAGGGGCGGTAATTATTTTTCCAGCAGGAGAAGTCTCACGTTTGAGCCCGTCGGGCATTAAAGATGGCAAGTGGAACCGAAGTTTTTTACAAATTGCCAGTGCGAGTAGAGCACCCATTCTTCCCATTTATGTGAACGGGCGAAACTCTGCTTTTTTCTACGCTTTATCGTGGTTGGCAAGACCACTTTCCACATTGTGGTTGGTGCGCGAAATGTATAAACAGGCTAAACGCTCTGTTGCTGTTTCGATTGGTAAGCTAATTCCCGTGGAAGCTTTGGAACATGTAAAGTTGCCCATGGATGCCAAAGCCAAGCTGATGAAAAAACACCTGTATCGCTTGGGTAGCCACAAACCCGCACTTTTTGAAAGCATATCACCCATTGCCCACCCTGAAAAACGTCAAGCCCTACGCCAAGAGTTGCAAGCCTGTGAACTACTGGGGAAAACCCAAGATGGTAAACAAATCTATCTGGCAGAATATCATGCCGATAGCAGTTTGATGCGTGAAATTGGGCGGTTGCGAGAGATTGCATTTCGGGCAGTGGGCGAAGGCACAGGTTCACGCCGCGATGTGGATAAATATGATAGCCATTGCTTTCAATTGGTTTTGTGGGATGAACAAGACTTGGAAATCGTGGGGGCGTACCGTTTATGTAAAATCCAAGAGGTTTTACAAACTAACCCAAATGATACACCACTATATAGCCAAACCCTTTTTCATTTTTCACCCGCCATGCAGCCTATGATGGAACAAGGCTTAGAGCTTGGGCGGAGCTTTGTGCAACCGCGTTATTGGGGCAGGCGTAGTTTGGATTATTTGTGGTATGGTATTGGTGCATTTTTGCGCCAACACCCTGAATACCGTTATCTATTAGGCCCAGTATCTTTGAGCGACCATTATCAAGCTGCGGCGAAAGATTTGTTGGTCTATTTCTATACGCTTTATTTTGGCGATAAGGATTGCAAAGTGACAGCCAAGCTTCCTTATCGTATTGCACCGCATACGCAGGAGGAATTGGCAAAGCAGTTTTCAGGTCAGGATTACAAGAAAGATTTCATGCACCTCAAATCAAGCTTAAAACACATGGGTTGTACCGTGCCAACACTGTATAAACAATATACTGAGATTTGTCAGCCTGAAGGTGTTCATTTTTTAGGTTTTAATATTGACCCAGATTTTGCCAATTGTATTGATGGCTTAGTTGTTGTGGATTTAACACGACTGCATGAAAAAACGCGTAAACGTTATATAACGTGGGAAGTGAAGTAA
- a CDS encoding YebC/PmpR family DNA-binding transcriptional regulator: MGRAYQNKKEDMAKTAGMKTKIYSKYGREIYVCAKSGGIDPDGNLSLRRLIDNAKKDQVPAHVIKNALDKAEGGAGEDFQPARYEGFGPAGCMVIVDCLTDNPNRTFADVRKCFTKNASKLGGPGAVAHMFDHVAVFVFKGDDEEAVLEALMMADVDVQDIELEDGMMTVLVPHTEYFKAKTSLTEAYPDITFEVDDISYEPQTLCAVTGDDVEDFKGLLEALNDCDDVQKVYHNAELN, encoded by the coding sequence ATGGGCAGAGCTTACCAAAACAAAAAAGAAGATATGGCGAAAACGGCAGGCATGAAGACCAAGATTTATTCTAAATATGGTCGTGAAATTTATGTGTGTGCTAAAAGTGGTGGCATTGACCCCGATGGTAATTTATCGCTGCGTCGTTTGATTGATAATGCAAAAAAAGATCAAGTACCAGCACATGTGATTAAAAATGCCTTGGATAAAGCAGAAGGCGGAGCGGGCGAAGATTTTCAGCCTGCGCGTTATGAAGGTTTTGGCCCTGCGGGCTGCATGGTGATTGTGGATTGTTTAACGGATAACCCTAACCGTACCTTTGCTGATGTGCGCAAATGTTTTACAAAAAATGCTTCTAAATTGGGTGGACCTGGTGCTGTTGCACATATGTTTGACCACGTTGCTGTGTTTGTCTTTAAAGGTGATGATGAAGAAGCTGTGCTTGAAGCGTTAATGATGGCAGATGTTGATGTGCAGGATATTGAGCTTGAAGATGGGATGATGACAGTATTGGTGCCCCATACGGAGTATTTCAAAGCCAAAACATCGCTTACTGAGGCTTATCCGGATATTACATTTGAAGTGGATGATATTTCATATGAACCCCAAACATTATGCGCGGTTACGGGCGATGATGTAGAAGATTTTAAAGGTTTACTTGAAGCTTTAAATGATTGTGATGATGTACAAAAAGTGTATCACAATGCGGAGCTTAATTAA
- a CDS encoding lytic transglycosylase domain-containing protein, whose translation MTAKHKGGLVVILGLGFIVTLPLLLLSTPDEKQRLTQSTATMRILEHHVGLLDVTPDERKELKTLLNKKVKPLSNQPERDAWVAQVSPKIMQYEKNEHNAKAIARWVWVYAQRHELDPNLILALITIESQFDPFAVSSVGAQGLMQIMPFWKKELGNESDNLFDVATNIRYGCAILKHYFKRYKTAEKALAAYNGSKGRSKYPNKIFAVLPQFQRIN comes from the coding sequence ATGACCGCCAAACATAAAGGCGGTCTGGTTGTGATTTTGGGTCTGGGTTTTATTGTCACTTTGCCTCTGCTGTTATTAAGCACGCCCGATGAAAAACAACGGCTCACCCAAAGCACAGCCACCATGCGTATTTTAGAACATCACGTGGGTTTACTCGATGTTACCCCCGATGAACGTAAAGAATTAAAAACTCTACTAAACAAAAAAGTAAAACCTTTAAGTAACCAACCTGAACGGGATGCATGGGTGGCGCAAGTAAGCCCCAAAATCATGCAGTATGAAAAAAATGAACATAATGCAAAAGCGATTGCACGATGGGTTTGGGTATATGCGCAACGCCATGAGCTAGACCCCAACTTAATTCTTGCGCTCATTACGATTGAATCACAATTTGACCCGTTTGCAGTGAGCAGCGTAGGCGCGCAGGGGCTGATGCAAATTATGCCATTCTGGAAAAAAGAGCTGGGCAATGAAAGTGACAACTTGTTTGATGTTGCCACCAATATTCGTTATGGCTGTGCTATTCTTAAACACTATTTTAAGCGTTATAAAACAGCAGAAAAAGCATTGGCTGCGTACAATGGCTCTAAAGGAAGAAGCAAATATCCCAACAAAATATTTGCTGTCTTACCTCAGTTTCAGCGAATTAATTAA